The Diabrotica virgifera virgifera chromosome 4, PGI_DIABVI_V3a genome segment TGCCTGAGCTTCGTTCCATACATAGCAAAATCCAGTGGCATTTCCTATATCATATACCGTAAAATTTAAGGTGGAAAGTCGTCTTTTATAATAGAATAAGGATGCATCTCCACATGGAGTTGGTAGCACAGCTTGTAGGTCAAAAGCAGCTGTGACACACTCTTTATTTTTTGCCCTTAATGAATCTATTCTTTTCTCTTCCCTAGCTTGTTCCTTTACTTCTAAATGTGCAtcataaattaatttaaattcttcattttctgGACAATTTTTATATTGTTCACATGTACTGCAATTGTCTTTTTTCGGAATAAAAAAACTTAtgttaaatttttctaaaaatgtttttctgaaagctgtataattaccaaacaattttttattttgttggcATTCAAGTTTATAATCTCTATGTAAATCAGAAAGGGTTTTGCAACCATCTATGTATTCCCTTGTAGTTTGATTCCTCAAATAATGGGATTCTATCCTAGGAATTGCATTGATAAAATTGAACATGCCTTGTAATAAATTGTCATCAAGTTTTATGTGTTTCCCATGCTTACCACGTCGCTCACCTTCAATAAATCCCTCATTGTTGCATTTTTCTAAAGCAGTACTAACAGTTCTTTTACTAATGTCTAATGTGTTCAAGAAAAAGTGCCTACATACCTGTATTTTACTACCATtacattcaaaaaaataattgttattaTAAGATCGTTTGCTTCCTTCTTTAGTATACCGATATTTTGGTTGGACCTTCTTTATATTCCTTACAATCCAGTCTCTCTGACGTGTTAGGTCTTGTAAAGCATAGAAGTTGTTGAAAATTATTTGACGTTCTTGATTATTAATCTTCTCAGTGCATTTTAGACGACAGTTTATACTGCATGGAGGCTTTAATGATTTTGCTTCAATCGTTTTACCACTTGAATTAATATACGAACTTCCTGAATTGCGTTTGATTTTTGCTGCAGTTTTTTTCCAATTTAATTCGTTACGAAACCTTTTCCGTACACGCTTCTTAGGCGTCTCTGCTATGTCACTATCAGAACTACTTATAACTACATTATGAGTACTAGcattacaatttttattaatattactaCTAAACCTGTCTGATGAAGTATCTGTGTCCTCTGAATCACTTGAATATACTCTATTATAATACCGTTGCTTGCTTTTTTTTGACAATGGTTCCCAATTTTCATCCTCGGAAGTATTATCAACATAGTCATCATCACATGATGTAATTATTTCCTCCTGCATGGCTGAATTAGAAGACATATCATTTTGAGATTCAGCAGTTAAATCAGGTGCAGCCAATTCAGTAGACCCACTTGTTTGTGTAGCATCATCATAAATTTCTATTTTGTTATTAACAGCTGTCTCATTATAAGATTGTGATACATCATCTGGAAAGAAAAAGTGATGAATTataatcataataattacttaAACTGGTAGGTAGGCTTACTTTGTAAAGTTAAATGAAACCCTCAACTAAATTGAAATGAATACATAAACAAATATTAGCTTactatttcacttcgaaatagtAGGTAAGTATGTATCTACATAAAATTCTTTTCAGAAACTAATTTAGATGCTTATAGAAACAACAAAAATTAGGTTATATAATATGCAAAATTACAACTTACCTTGAGATATTTGTTTTAAAGCCGACTCAATTATTCTTTGGGCTCTTGACATTTTTTGATTGGATTTTTCTACAGATAATCTATTTTCCATTCTGATATGAACGAAAACCGAAAAGTACTAATGTTTTAACCAAAATCTCCTGTCAAAATTAGTAATTGTCAGTCATAATGTTAAGTATGCATAACATAACCTAACTTTTAATGGTGCCAACCCACGATCAGCTGTGTTATTATTGGGAGAAGAGTGTACCAATTCAAAAGGAACACTCTTCCAgcaaattataataataattctgACTGCATATTTTACAAGAAGACTGTTCCATTCTACTTGGCACAGTATTCTTGCCAATATATGAAAGATTTAGCCAAAGGAATACTGAACTTTTAAAAACTGAATGAACTATGAGAGGTTTTAGAGTTGGAACACTCTTCTACCCAAAAGAGTACATTAAAAACTATCGTTTAGTCAACTTAACTCAAAATTGCCATTTTTTGAGTTGGCACACTCTTCTTCCCAAGGTGcgatatgatctgtaagtttcaccggtttaaagtgcttatttttgaaagggttttaGTTAAAAGGACTTTAAcgaaacagccatatcttaaccaatttttgtcttacggaaaaacaaaataaaactaaaatatttataaaagccaaaactacatttttttactctgaGATTTTTTGTACCGCTAATACTTTTTACGTTAAAAAACGACATTTTTCCAAAagtttaaaaacttttattttaatataaaataattttttttaaatatgcacttCGAActggtcaaacttacagatcataatatgaACCATTATACTTGTAAAGTAAATgttaaagcggtaacgattaatttcatttagggtgttAAAGTAAGGAGGATTTTCACAGTTTCTTTTTAccgaaaaaaaaagggaaaaactttattttgagcataattGGACAAAAACAAaccttttcttaaacactttaaaaaagttttaattgattttccccgaaaagtgcttaattttttggttatttcacgtaaaaatattcgatttagaatttgacgaataagaacgtctttttcatgagctacaaatttgcttttACGCTTTAACTGGTTCTACAGACTTTacgaatataccatttttttcctttttttttatatgctactacataaaatatataaaaattataaaaaatacttactttttgagttatgttttatttttttggtgaaaaataaacattttccctcgcaaataactcgaaaggtattgacATATTTAAAAACTCTACCTATAAAacaaatttgcttagaattagccaatttatccacttccgggcttattttaaatgtTTGTGGTTTCATCCCCGAGAAGAGGTGACTTTCACTTCCCAACTAAAAGCAACCAATGCCTACGGTACCAGTCCAACTTGGAAGTCGATTAGGTACTGGGCTATTAGGTTTAACGCAAATAATTTGCTACCTGTTttcaaaatgtattttatttcggttaatataataattaaggaatgtAAGGAAttagattttgtaataaaaaaatttaaaactacaTTAATGATTTCACGACACACTTACCACAGTaagattttaagtattttttactTTACCAAAATTTTCCACCCTCTGAAATCTACCGCCTTGGGCTATAGCTTATTCAGCTCATATGTAAATCCACCACGAACATTAATATTCAATTAttgtcttatttttaaaacactCACAATACATTCACAATCACAAAATATTTTGacttttttagaaatttataatCCACACTCATATTCGTATCATCATCATACATCAACTTGATGACTTACAGAAAAAGGGTTTAGGGACAAAAGCAGAAGCTCAGCATCAGTTAATAAGGCGATAAAAAAGTGTTTAATAGTAAATGAAACAGAGGCAAATATAATATTCTTGAAATTTTTGACCTAAAAAATTCGAATGGATAAGCTAAGTGTTATTTTGCTATCCCAGGTTCTGAAAATAGTTACATTTTCAAACGTACGTATTCAGCTATAATGAAATCAGTTACATCGACACATTGACagacttttataaaaaataaactacTACATTTCCAGTTGGTGATTACGCTGACGCTATATTTCGTATAAAAGAAAAATAGTAATTGATCTCCGTCCTTACTTGTTCTGTTTGTTTGGGTTTTGATTTGCCGCCCCCAGGACATGCCGCCCTTGTGCGGTGCACCCCTTGCACGCCCGCTTACGGCGGGCCTGTTCCTAACTGAGTATCGGAATcaagttttcgttggaatttgGCCATGATGAATACAAAggtcttcttcttcaagtgccgtctcctaatcggaggttggatatcatcatcactatctttactctatccaccgctgctctaaagagttctatagaactgcatctaaaccagtcccttaaattctttaaccatgacactctccttcttcctatactccttccgcctcttatctttctctgtattatcagtcttagcatttcatatcgcggtcccctcattacgtgtcaaTATGCATATTACGTGTCCCCTCAATACAAAGGTAGTTAAGTGCAAATTCTAGACTTCCCTTTATCTCCTTTAATTAATCGTTTGTTTGGTTTGCAAGTAATAGTAAACTCGAATAGGCGTAATCAGAAACTTGATCGCAATAGAGGTTTTATTTTGTCAGGTCCCAATAGAGGGATTTTCAAAGATAAAATTtccaatataatataatatagataTGTCAAATACAGTCTATAATATGATATGtaagccctaggcctacaaggcctgtagagcatattaaataaaaaataaattaataaaaaataatatgatATGCACAAATTGTAATTTGCAATATACTGACCACTCATCAAGACGTATAAAAGACCGTATTACTTCGCAAAAGAATGATGCCAGAAATTCTTATCTGATCAAAAATCAACAGAGTTTTAGGGCTCTTTTaggtgttcctttaattttgccggtgtgtgtattattTCATACCGGTTTAATATTGTGTATTTATTACTTAGTTACGAACCACATAATGATATACTTTATCCCCGCGCGGGCTAAACGAAATTATTGCAATAGCAAACAACAAAAATCAAACATTTCATTAATATCGGACTGGTAcctatattatttgacaaataatgacatgatttcgaagtcagttaagtattaTATAATgtcctagggcgttattttgaaaaataaggccctagggtattaaatttaaataactagttaaatactgtcaagttgacaaataacaacctaggcaaaactatggttaccacaattacgttacgactattgctggt includes the following:
- the LOC114349212 gene encoding uncharacterized protein LOC114349212, with translation MENRLSVEKSNQKMSRAQRIIESALKQISQDDVSQSYNETAVNNKIEIYDDATQTSGSTELAAPDLTAESQNDMSSNSAMQEEIITSCDDDYVDNTSEDENWEPLSKKSKQRYYNRVYSSDSEDTDTSSDRFSSNINKNCNASTHNVVISSSDSDIAETPKKRVRKRFRNELNWKKTAAKIKRNSGSSYINSSGKTIEAKSLKPPCSINCRLKCTEKINNQERQIIFNNFYALQDLTRQRDWIVRNIKKVQPKYRYTKEGSKRSYNNNYFFECNGSKIQVCRHFFLNTLDISKRTVSTALEKCNNEGFIEGERRGKHGKHIKLDDNLLQGMFNFINAIPRIESHYLRNQTTREYIDGCKTLSDLHRDYKLECQQNKKLFGNYTAFRKTFLEKFNISFFIPKKDNCSTCEQYKNCPENEEFKLIYDAHLEVKEQAREEKRIDSLRAKNKECVTAAFDLQAVLPTPCGDASLFYYKRRLSTLNFTVYDIGNATGFCYVWNEAQARRGSNEIGSCLLYFLQNNCQNRDVIFYSDNCPGQNKKQTIPLAFLYAVEKFNVNSITHKFLPTGHTQNEGDMVHSLIEKQKKLALRSGTISVPAQWITVIQTAKKNGNPLKVQELSTEDVKDIKQMMGNKSNFSKNTLGETVKWKEISVVRVERGSPFHIFYKYNFKDEFKVLDIREKKRGRQAQLKLKPAYNDPPGISSAKKQDLLSLCTSNIINKQYHNFYESLPISNSVDTNNC